A region from the Cannabis sativa cultivar Pink pepper isolate KNU-18-1 chromosome 9, ASM2916894v1, whole genome shotgun sequence genome encodes:
- the LOC133031074 gene encoding uncharacterized protein LOC133031074: MERAKGNEDAEKKPNDDQLATKPIDETVTNDGGGAAKSSVESAEKTAPTKTSEEIPTAINAAKSSVESKKKTTPPTTKTHEIISLERNKGKSSIQSPKTTTSTDTTTASEVVNSRTNGASSLQITTPKVSSTNDAEVVKNLNNIGVNSLSTNSYKKSKQTATADKVTMPEGKDSLTVKGTKSADDHNNNSGRKNVSIDGKKNSVPNPKDEFGDKNGVSGDSSDGVRPPVNSGNGKLPEQPDDKKDPPKNV, translated from the exons ATGGAGAGGGCAAAGGGTAATGAGGATGCTGAGAAGAAACCAAATGATGATCAATTGGCAACAAAACCGATCGACGAAACTGTAACAAACGATGGCGGCGGTGCAGCCAAATCATCAGTTGAATCCGCGGAAAAAACCGCACCAACAAAAACTTCTGAAGAAATACCAACGGCGATAAATGCAGCCAAATCATCAGTTGAATCCAAGAAAAAAACCACACCACCAACAACAAAAACACATGAAATAATATCATTGGAGAGAAACAAAGGCAAATCATCAATTCAATCCCCAAAAACCACAACTTCAACCGACACTACTACTGCTTCTGAAGTTGTTAATTCGAGGACAAATGGGGCTAGTTCATTACAAATAACCACACCAAAAGTGTCATCAACAAATGATGCTGAAGTAGTGAAGAATCTTAATAATATTGGAGTGAATTCATTATCAACTAATAGTTATAAAAAGTCTAAACAAACTGCTACTGCTGATAAAGTGACCATGCCAGAAGGAAAAGACTCATTAACTGTCAAGGGAACTAAATCTGCTGATGATCATAATAATAACTCTG GAAGGAAGAATGTGAGTATTGATGGTAAAAAGAACTCAGTTCCAAACCCGAAAGATGAATTCGGTGACAAAAATGGAGTTTCTGGAGACTCATCCGATGGGGTTCGTCCTCCTGTGAATTCCGGCAACGGCAAGTTACCAGAACAACCCGATGACAAG AAGGATCCTCCAAAAAATGTCTAG